The Colwellia sp. M166 genome segment CAAATGATTCGACTTGTTTACAGTCTCCGTCCATTGACATTAGTGAAGATATTTCGTTCAGCGTAAAGCCTAACGCTTTGGCTTTAAAAATAAACTGAAGCTGGTTTGCTATGGCTTCGCTGTATAACCTGTAACCACTTTCAGGTTTTAGTGGTTGCGAAATAAGTCCTTTTTTTTCATAAAATCGAATAGTTTCAATATTGACATTTAGCTTTTTAGCTAATTTACCTATTGTAATCATATACTTCTCGCTTTTAGTCAAATGGTAAACATATAAATTACAGGTATAAGCTTTTAAAACCAATACCTATTAAAATTAATCCACCTAATATTTCATCGTTGTTTTCTAGCCTCATGAATTAGTAAAATATAACAATGGTATTGTATATATTGTTTTTCGTATATATAATTATTCGTATGTTTTGTTGTTGTTGATTTCTCATGAAAAATATAAGTAAACAAAAAGTCCTTTTTCTATGTACTGGAAACTCGGCTAGGTCTCAAATGGCGGAAGCCTTACTAAGACATAAAGCTGGTGATAAGTATGATGTTTATAGTGCAGGTACTCAGCCTGATACAGTTGATCCTCGTGCTATTGATGCGTTAGGGAAGTTTGGTTTAGATACTAATAATTTAGTTTCTAAAAATATGAATGTCTTTAAAGGTCAAGTTTTTGATTATGTTATTACTCTATGTGACAAAGCCAATAATGAATGTCGCAGCTACCCCAATGCCGTTAAGCAATTAGCATGGGATTTTCCTGATCCAAAAGAACGTTCTGGCAGTAACCCTTTTTCTACTACATTAAATGAGCTTAATAACCGCTTATCTATGTTTCTTTTGGTTGAAGAAAAAAATATCAGTAGTGGTGCTACAGAAACATTAGTTAACACACAAAATGATCAACTTAATGGCTTTGAACCCCTCTCTTTTTATAAAAGCCTAACCGATAATATTAGACTGAAAACGCTAATGTTGACTCATTACCACGGTGAACTTTGTGTTTGCGAACTAATGGAAGCTATGGATGAAGATAGCCAACCTAAGGTGTCACGTAACCTTGCTGTTCTAAAGAAAGCTAAGGTGATAACCGATAGAAAACATGGTCAATGGGTGTTTTATCGTATTAACCCTGAACTTCCACTATGGGCTAAGTCAGTTATTGCACAAACTACAGAAAATAATATTCCTATGATCAGTAACGAACTTCAGCGTTTAGCTAACATGCAAAATAGACCTGATCGAGCAAGTTTCTGTAAATAAATTTTCTATAAAGAATGAATAAAGGATTTAATAATGGGTATTTTTGAACGTTATTTATTAGTTTGGGTTGGCTTAAGCATTGTGCTTGGTGTGGTATTAGGCTTATGGCAACCTGATGCTTTTCAAGTGATTGCCAACTTTGAGATTGCACACGTAAATATTGTGGTCGCTGTTTTTATTTGGGTGATGATTTATCCCATGATGGTTCAAATTGACTTTTCAGCGATCAAAGATGTTGGTAAAAACCCTAAAGGACTTGTGTTAACTATTGTCATAAACTGGTTGATTAAGCCTTTCACCATGGCTGGTTTAGGCTGGATATTCTTTAATTTCCTTTTTGCTGATCTAGTTGATCCTGCTTCTGCTCAAGAATATATCGCAGGGATGATTTTATTAGGGGTAGCCCCATGTACTGCAATGGTATTTGTATGGTCACAGCTAACTAAAGGTGATCCGAACTATACCTTGGTTCAAGTATCAGTAAATGACGTTATCATGATATTTGCTTTTGCGCCTATTACTGCATTTTTACTTGGCGTGAGCGATATTCAAGTCCCTTGGGAGACCTTGGTAATTTCTGTTGTACTTTATGTACTCCTGCCATTAATTGCTGGTGTCGTAACACGTAAAATATTGAATAAAGGCCATGGCGAAGTAGAGCTAAATACCTTTTTATCTACGTTAAAGCCTTGGTCAGTTATCGGCTTGTTAGGCACTGTAGTTTTATTATTTGGCTTTCAAGCGAATACTATTCTTTCTGAGCCTGAAATCATCGGTTTAATCGCTATTCCCTTAATGATTCAAACATACGGTATTTTCGGTATTGCATATTTAGCTGCAAAATGGATGAAATTACCCCATAACATTGCCGCACCAGCATCGTTAATCGGAACATCTAACTTTTTTGAAATGGCTGTTGCTGTAGCAATATCACTTTTCGGATTACATTCAGGAGCTGCACTCGCAACAGTCGTAGGTGTACTTGTGGAAGTGCCTGTTATGTTGTCATTAGTTTATATCATTAATCGTACACAAAATTGGTTTAGATAAAAACATAGCTCTATAAATTCATCCTTTAGGAAATAATATGCAAACACATCCATTTGATATTTTAGCACTTGAAAATGGTGCTCAACTTATATTTACCCCTTGCCCTGGCACGAAAGAAGTTATTTTATCAGGCTCTATTTCAACACTTAAAGATGCAGGTACAAACATGCTTATTACTTTGATGTTTGATGAAGAAATGGAAAAAAATAATGCACTCTCTTTACCAACTGAATGTGAAAGGCAAGGCATTGAATGGGTTCAACTACCTATTTTAGATGATGCAGCTCCAAGCCAAGCCTTTGAATCACAGTGGAATGCTCAAAAGGCTAACATCTTAGACGTGATAAATAACAAGGGCATCATTGCAGTTCACTGCAAAGGTGGCTCTGGCAGAACAGGATTAGTGATTGGACTTATTTTATTAGCGTTTGGTTGGTCTGGTGAAAAGGTTATTGAAGAAGTTCAAAAAATACGACATAAAGCTCTAAAACATCCAGTTCAACTCGATTACTTTAATTCATATTTATAATTTTAGGACACACTTATGACGATTAAAATTGGCATTAACGGTTTTGGCCGTATGGGACGTTTATCAATGCGAGCGGCATTTGATTGGGATGATATAGAGATTATTCAAATCAATGATCCTGCGGGAAATGCAGAAACACTTGCACACTTAATGACGTTTGATTCAGTACATGGTCGTTGGCATCATGAGGCTACTCATGAGGGGGATTCAATAATCATCAATGGCAGCGCTATACCTTGCACGCAAAACAAAGCCACTCAAGACACTGATTGGTCTGACTGTGATGTGGTTATTGAGG includes the following:
- a CDS encoding tyrosine-protein phosphatase — translated: MQTHPFDILALENGAQLIFTPCPGTKEVILSGSISTLKDAGTNMLITLMFDEEMEKNNALSLPTECERQGIEWVQLPILDDAAPSQAFESQWNAQKANILDVINNKGIIAVHCKGGSGRTGLVIGLILLAFGWSGEKVIEEVQKIRHKALKHPVQLDYFNSYL
- a CDS encoding MerR family transcriptional regulator, encoding MITIGKLAKKLNVNIETIRFYEKKGLISQPLKPESGYRLYSEAIANQLQFIFKAKALGFTLNEISSLMSMDGDCKQVESFGLQKLDIIRHKIADLQRLESVISEMTNSCKTNRDQSSCPIIDSLK
- the arsB gene encoding ACR3 family arsenite efflux transporter, translated to MGIFERYLLVWVGLSIVLGVVLGLWQPDAFQVIANFEIAHVNIVVAVFIWVMIYPMMVQIDFSAIKDVGKNPKGLVLTIVINWLIKPFTMAGLGWIFFNFLFADLVDPASAQEYIAGMILLGVAPCTAMVFVWSQLTKGDPNYTLVQVSVNDVIMIFAFAPITAFLLGVSDIQVPWETLVISVVLYVLLPLIAGVVTRKILNKGHGEVELNTFLSTLKPWSVIGLLGTVVLLFGFQANTILSEPEIIGLIAIPLMIQTYGIFGIAYLAAKWMKLPHNIAAPASLIGTSNFFEMAVAVAISLFGLHSGAALATVVGVLVEVPVMLSLVYIINRTQNWFR
- a CDS encoding metalloregulator ArsR/SmtB family transcription factor, with product MAEALLRHKAGDKYDVYSAGTQPDTVDPRAIDALGKFGLDTNNLVSKNMNVFKGQVFDYVITLCDKANNECRSYPNAVKQLAWDFPDPKERSGSNPFSTTLNELNNRLSMFLLVEEKNISSGATETLVNTQNDQLNGFEPLSFYKSLTDNIRLKTLMLTHYHGELCVCELMEAMDEDSQPKVSRNLAVLKKAKVITDRKHGQWVFYRINPELPLWAKSVIAQTTENNIPMISNELQRLANMQNRPDRASFCK